The DNA window TGTGTCATGCTCATTCAAGTTTATTTCAGACATGCAGAATTATGGCACGTTAACCAGTCATacagtataaatgtataaacatCAACATCAGAGTGCCAGGAACAGTGCATACAGGGGGAACGGCCCCTTTCTCATATCTTGCAGTATATTGTAAACATAATGAGGTGTAGAGATCCAGGCAGTTCCAGTAGAGTCAGTTCATTTTATCATAGTAGCACGCGAAGCAAGAGATCACACTACGACTGCAGCGGGGCGTTGTGTACAGCTTTATGTAAACGGTGTATGAAATCAGCTTATGCTTCCATGAAACACCCTGTGGCGAACAGAAAGGAGAGTCAGTTCTTCCGGAAGTTAAATGTTAGGACAAACAGACCAGAGGTTCACTGATGACTTCTGTTATTCACATCACACGCAAATCTTATTACGTGTTTTGGGATTTTTTGTCGTGTTTTGatgccatctttttttttgtgcctcATAATCAAAATGTAGAATCATCCAATTGTCTGTGTTGTCAGTGCACCACTAGTTTAGACTATGAGCAGTTTCCACTCTCTCCCAGGATGTGCTGCGTGATGAACTGACATGATGAGAGCGTGCAgccttcatcctcctcccttTGTTTCCTGAGTTTGTGGGGTTAATAGACGTGAGTGTTGCCAGAAAAAAGAGCCGGTGactcctctcctttcttttctttctttctctcttttcagcagaaaaaaagcaacaatTTTTAAATCAAGAGTCTCCTAAACTTGTTTTCAACTCAAgatttgtgctttttttgtcttcactcctcttcctcctcctcttcttcttcttcctcatctcttTTGTGCAAATTTGAGATCAGGTGAAGTCCAAGGAGTCGGTTGTGTGACTCCTTCCATCCCAGGGTTCACTGCTGGAGCTCTGATAGACAGAGAAGGGAGAAATATAGTCACACAGCTTCACACTgagctgtgagtgtgtttgccatgtttttatttttccataccTATTGTAAACACTATGAAGATGATGACAGCCACACCCAGCAGAATTGCCAGACAGCTGAGCAGCATAGACAGACGCCCATATTTCCTGGCTCTATCAATATCCCCTGTATGGAGAACAGACCTGGACTAATGGGGAAGGGGAGGAAGTGACTAATGATGAATTATTGAAATccaacacagcaacaaaacaccTGTAGTGTTTGAGGGTATGTTCAAATACACCCAAACATCCAAAGCACAGAGACAATCCTAGTTCACATGGGATGGGAATTAGAGGAGTAAGTGGATGTAACACTCACCACATTCGCGTACCACAGGGCGCATACGTTGAGCGGCACTGCGGGACAGAAGCAGGACAGCACGGCGAGCCAGAGGTAAGTAGGGGGTACGGACCCGGGCGGCACCGGGGAGGGCAGCTGGCCCAGGCTCAGCCGGGACGTGGACTTGGGTGGGGCCGCCAGCTGCCCGACGGAGCCCGACTTCAGCGGCGACCTGTGTCCGGTCTGGTCCGCGTCCAGGGACCGGACGCTCCCTCGGATGTTGAGGGAGAAGGAGTCGGACGGTTTGATGTTGGTCTGCCCGCCGGGCTCGGTGGTAGCGGCGCCCAGCAGCTTCTCCGTGTCCTGGAAGTCAGTGGGGTTTGAAATTTCCCTCTCGCCGAGGGCACTTTTCCCAAAGACGGCATCAGTGTTGATGGCCATCACGGAAAGATAAGGAAGtcttataatgtgtgtgtgagtgagggagggagacgcTGTCCTGTGGATGGAGATGCTGAGGAGTCTTCCTTCAGATCTTCTCCATGGGGGGTCATCAGATTCAATATTATAAATTCAGAGAGGCTAATACCTCCAAGCTAATCTATTTAATTAAGCAGTCTAACTCCATCAAAATGTCTTATTGATGAGCTCGATGTTATTGATGTCTTGGTCCCTCTCACGTTTAGTTGATGATGAGCGTCTGGACGCACGTTTTGCCTCCCCCATCCTCCcccgcccctctctctctttctctctctctctctctctaagtaTTGAAGTATTACCGCATCCCCTCACATCTGCACAGCTCATTCCCATCGTCCGAGTCCTGCTCATGCACCAGGCGAGGCTTATTGATGTGACattgcaaaaaacaaacaaccaagtTAAACGTCTCTTGGAGCCAACACACGCGGTGCGTAAAAGCTCTCCATTTACGCACGGGGGTCAGCGGCTGCAGGAACCTCCTTGTTCTACACAATAAATTGGTTAATTGATATTTCCTTGCCCACACCCTATACTTAtcaaaatacaatttgaattgAGAATAATTAGGCCCGAGCACTGACAGTGCGAAGGCCCTGTTGAAATAGTAATGTTTACTATTAAGCCCTGTTTGGGTTATTGCTCGGgttatgacttttctaagactTATGTCAAATATTTCGCTCACAAATCGCGAAAAAGCGGTCGAAAAGAGCGAGAGTGAGAAAAAGACTGTTTGGGCTAAAACTTCTCTCAAAGCCACAAACAGGTTGTTAGACATGATTTTTAGATCAAAGCGAAGCAGAAGGTGTTAGCTTCGCTTACATGTCACTGAATCTCTGAGCTCAACTTTTGgctttatcatttaaaaaaaatatatttttccagtTTCACCTCTCCATTGTATTGAATGTAAATTTTGAGAAAAAACTTCAGGAAGGAAAACAATTTTGTCGCTCCCACAGACACATGTCTTAACTTTatctaataaaaatatatctgtaCGTTCTGCTAAGTCTTAGGATTCTCACAGTGGTTTTAGTTCACAGATAGGATGTTCAGGTTTTGTTGGAGGGGTGCACCAGAGCTTAGATCTGTCTCTAGCTTTAGAGACACGTGACCAGTGATTCAAAGGTCACAAGTTCAAGACCCAGTGAgggcagagcttttattttgcgTTTCACTGCTACTACATAGACACATaaggaggctggattttcaaaataaaattccatggatggtgataagaccttaccaggaagcctgaaggaggctaacatggtttctctctctcactctctctctctctctctctctctctctctctctctctctctctctctctctctctctctctctctctctgaaattggcacattctttctctctcaccaaCCTGGATCATGTTATAATCATGCAGCTTTTAGAAATGTCTCTCTAGCTGAATAGCGCCACCTAAAGTGCAGCCCTGGCACTAAGATTGACCAATATGTACAAAAATAGGTAATAGGagcatgtgttttttcattacATGCAAAAATGTTGCTTGGGTCGATATGCTAGACCGAATGGGCAGTCGACCATGAATGTAACAGtattaaaatattgattattattactgaTGCATTAATATGTGATTAACCTTTAAATTATGTAGCTGATGAAGCTGCATGATGGCCTAGTTATATATAACGTTATTTTTAGCAGTGTGTTGTTATgatgatatatgtatatatattcaaatgttaGCAACTGTTACTAAAGCTGccaaataaatgtaatggagtacacagggttagggttaaggaacAACTCAGAGTTCCTCAACATATGATACTTCAATTCAGTAAATATACTCAGTATACAGTCCTATGCATCAAAATGAGCTCCAATGCAGCAATGAGTGGTTACATATTAATGCATCAGAAATATTTGTGAAAAACACTCAGTCCTAGGATATTGTGCTCAACTAATACTTTAACTTGAGATACTTCTGCTTTGACATTTTGctgatttttcatttgtaattttACAATTTTCTTGATTTGAACAATGTGTGATTAGATTTTGTTAAAGATTTCTGCAAATGTCctggaaattatgtttttttatttaaatatcagtGGAGTATATGATATTTGCACTTTCTGAACGATGAATCATAACTGCAGTTGATAAACTAACTTAACAACAAGTGGACTGGGGAAAGAGAAAGACTCATTCAAATATCACTGGATGAAGACCGTTAAATATCAGCTTTTAATTCTTCTTACATCTAAATGGAGAATTCAGCACATCAGAGATTTAATACCGTGTTTATCCACAAGAGGAGCTAGTAACTGACTCTGTTTACTTTTTTAAACCTTAGTTTTAGAGATTAGATCCCCATCTAGTGGAAGTTTTGACCAAATGCACCAAGGCCCATTCCAGTTTTATCTCATCTTCAATTGAATAAAGAGatttattcagaaaatgaaatgagctGCACATGAACTCTGAAGTTAAATTCCATTTTTCTATAGTTTATATCATTGACGTCCAGTTAGATGACTTTATGATTtctaaatttaaagaaatcCTTTGATTGGTCCCTTCACCCACAGACACTTTACGTGCACTTTCTTTCTCAGACCCGAGCCACCCTTGCAGCTGATAATTCCTATTGGCCCTGAAGAGCAGATTCCCCTTTCTGGTCTATGTGTCACAGTCTAACTGGATGTGGCCCTGATCAGCTAATTGACCTTTTATGTGAAGATTAAAGATAAGATAACCATGAAGTTATTGCTGATCTGTCAACATTAAACTTAAACAAGAGCATCTTAATTTCCTCTGATCTCTCTTGAAAGTAAAAATTaggattgaaatgttttttaatttgcctCTTTTTGTGCCTCTGTTTTAATCATTTCTAGTCAAGAGTCACCATTGCTAATGTTTGCAGTGTCAATGTAATGTGAGTCatgtaacaaagacaaactgtttTCTCAAGATGTGTTTAATATCACAGAAGATACAGATGAATAAGAGACGGATGGACGAACAATTAAAATCATCAGTCATTAGCTGAAGAATGTTGAAGTTTGAAATTATACTTTCCAGACAGCAGCTCTTTgcgaaaaaaaaacattaaaacattttaaaacttacattacagtaaatatttaggacacaagaaaataatatgcaggacttttaatactttattgGTGCTTTTAACCAGCAGATTACCAGTTTGACACATTAACTAAAACTAAAGTTGCAAATCTGTCACCCTTAAACTTAGACAAGagcatattaatatttttaacaaCCTTACATGTGATTAGCACAAGAATATAAATAACGGTTGTACAAGTCCAGTTTAACTACCGAGTGTGTGAaactgcctccttcctcagtcCCCCTCCCACCTTCAGCTGTCAGCTTCCTCTCCTCGAGTCGTCCGGGGCAGGGCAGACCAGAACAGTTCTTCAGCTGGCAGCTTTAGCATGTGTACAGGAACATAAAGCTCGCCAGTGAAGAACTGCTGTGCGTCAG is part of the Paralichthys olivaceus isolate ysfri-2021 chromosome 15, ASM2471397v2, whole genome shotgun sequence genome and encodes:
- the LOC109635660 gene encoding trafficking regulator of GLUT4 1-like produces the protein MAINTDAVFGKSALGEREISNPTDFQDTEKLLGAATTEPGGQTNIKPSDSFSLNIRGSVRSLDADQTGHRSPLKSGSVGQLAAPPKSTSRLSLGQLPSPVPPGSVPPTYLWLAVLSCFCPAVPLNVCALWYANVSRSVLHTGDIDRARKYGRLSMLLSCLAILLGVAVIIFIVFTIELQQ